From the Stigmatopora argus isolate UIUO_Sarg chromosome 12, RoL_Sarg_1.0, whole genome shotgun sequence genome, the window TGTTCACCGTCCCGGCTAAGGAGAAGCTACTCCGCGTGCCCAACCTGCAGGAGAGAGCCGAGTACTGCGTCCGCGCTCATCTACAATTGCTGGGAGAGCAAATGCAAAGCCAGCGCACCTCAGCAGAATGTGTGCGCATACCAGGTACGAACTTGAAATGACGCGATGCCAACGGATTGGACGCTAAAGAGagaaaggattggacgtccatcatcaGCATTGGCATTTAAACAGTTTAGTTATAAAGTATCGGTTACATGACCAAATACTCGAAATTACATGAATTAAAAAGTACTCTACTGATCACAtttcaaaagtaattaaaactgAAATGCAAAAGAgtccttcattttaatttaactaTATTATCAATTACTTCATTTCAAAAGTAATTCAGTTACTTCACCTTAAAACCTGAAAATGACAGGccaggtcatttttttcaaggaatATACAAACACCAGAACTATTTGATtccctttttttatataaatataaatcccTTGTGTGACGACTTAGAACTTGACTTTAACTCATGGACTACCATTGACAAGGATAGACATCTACTTTTTTGCATCCATTTTCACGTGGctggacgttcaatccattttgactagacaGGCTGTCAGCGACCATTCAGATTGGAGGTCTTGTACCTTCTTTGACAGCCAGTGAGTTAGTAAGAAGTAATCtactttattaattattaaaaaaaataatacttatCACACAGGTCCAAAGGTGGTCTGGAAGACGAGTGCGACCATAGCGTTGCTGACGCTCCTCTTCACATGCTGCGTGGTCTTCGGCGTTGTGTGGTACACCATCCAGTGCCACCAGCACAAGTACTGGCGCTGCTTCACCATCAAGCTGGCACCACATGTTCTTTCCCAGTTCAACTGGTCGGCAAGCAATGTAGCCGTAGAGCCACCAGAGGAGGTTTGCGTGGAGGCCCTGGTGGTCCCCAAGGACTATCTCCGACATAGCTCGCCCATCCATGGTCATGGCTGATGTTGAAAGAATCCCAGTGGATACCTTAAGACCTCCACGGCTTTGTTTCTTCCTCTCTTCATGGGTCCGCTAAAAAGTGCCTTTGTACAAAGTCATAAGACAGAAGTGGACTAAGACGATTTCCAGACTAGTTCCAGAAACTCACAAGATATTCTGAAGTAGTGCTTTTGAAGTGGTCAACCGTGCCTCCGTCGTTCAAACACAAGCGGAACCTCCTCCGTGTTTCTGTTCAGTTCAAGTGGTCCAAAAGGAGATCCAGACCCAGAACCTCCAAGCTTGAAGTTCTAgaccagtggtctccaaactattccacaaagggccacagtgggtgtgggttttcattcgaACCCAGAATGAGGATcccttttttttcaccaatccgCTGTCTTACAAGTGCAGTCAGTGGATTGCATTCAGGTGCTTCTGGTTTTCTGCAGAAGTCTCATTGGTCAAATGTCTGTGccagatcggttggaacaaaaacctgcacccacagcggccctcgaggacccctgtcaAAACTCCTTCAAGGCGATTGAGCAAGAGAAGCCATTCTTTCTGGTGGAGATGAAACACTTTATTTGTGTTGAGGAATGTCAGCAGGTCACTCCATttcgaaaaaaaacaaacacacacctgTGGACAACAAAAACTTTCCACAAAGTCAGAAGACAGTGAACAGATTCCAAGTAAAAACTCATAAATTTGACATTCCATACTTGACCTAAACAGAGAACATGTTCTATTCATCTTCGCAACTTATCTCCAGAATATGATGTAAATTTTACTTCAACATTGATTCATCTtctgaacattaaaaaaaacagataaatacatcattttattttccataatttgatTTTGGTGCAGGGGTTCTTTCACCTGAGTGGGTTTGATTCACACTCGGAGGCGGTGAGATTGTGAGGGCGAATTAGTGACGAGTTTAGGGTGTAGTAGTCCACCTTTTACAAGTCAGCTGGATTAAGCTCTAGCACCCCACGACTGACTAGGAAAAGCGGTCTTGtaattgaattaattaatatacagtggtgcctttGACAGCAATTAACGAATCAGAGTTGCCTTAAAAATGAACAGTTCTTACATTgaccatacattcattttggcaCGACTTACGTAAATGTGctgaaatgacatttaaatattGTGGATggaattttgtctttttcaggAAAATAAACCAAAAGAAAGGGAAGGGAACAATTATTGTACCCAAATTAACAGAAACTGACCTAAAAATGCAAAACTGTAAATGCACAAAAGATTGTAATTCGCTTGTATTAAATTACAAAGGGTGgatagcgtgttggcctcacagttcttgggccgagggtttgatcccaagccggtcctcactgtgtaatGTTTGcatggcttgcatgggttttccccgggtactccggtttcctcccacatccgcaAAACATGCAGTGGTCTatgtgaacactctaaattgcctgatgcccggagttagctgggacaggctccagcaccccccgccttGTGGGGATAataagttcagaaaatgaatgaataaattacaaagtaaacgTATCAGTAAAAATGTCCTAATAATGAATGATATTAAAGATACGATTTTCctacaaaacacaaacattctaATTTTCTAACAgctttgattgtttttcataaatgaataaattggctgccattgacagcgatagacttTCGATACATTTTGAGAGTCAAAACAGCGGCCGTTCATGGGCTTCAATGGCGCTGAAATACGATTGCTGTCGTCTCACTCTTACCTCAAGGCTCAACTGTTATAATGTAACAATGACGCTGAGGTTGAATGGTCTTTAATGATTAACTGgaatgttttactttgagaaGCAGCTACAAAAATTCAGTGTGACACCTAGGAGTTTAAATTAACgataaaacaagcaaaaaaaaacaatgttcaaATGTGACGTTTTGACCTTCAAGTGACCTTTTATCAGACGTGGACCGCTTTCCGCCAGAAGTACAAAGTCATACGCAATCCGCCCCGTCTGGTGGGCGTAGCTCGTGAGAGGTTCTAGAGTTGAGCTGAGCTGTCACGGAAGAGAACTAgaaagaaatggaaaataaaggGAGTGTGGCTGCGACGGAGTCCTCAGAAATTGAAGTCGAAGCGAACGGTGTGCTCCAGGACGGCAATGAGGAGCATGATGCCGAAGCCCAGCAGGATTCCTGCGTTCTGCAACAGGAAGTAGCCGCAGTGGCTGAATCCGTGCTCGCCCGCATCGTTGTGGAGCATCTCTGGGACCTGAGCAACACATAGCGTGACCACAGGCACAAGATCATAACTCTTGCCTATCACGACCTGCCCACAAAATTAACTGGCCACCAGTAGGACATTAATAAGGAAATTAATGGCAAGTCGGATAATAACATTAATACTTACAATATAataatacaagaaaataaaagtatttCCTTAAAAGGTGCTATGAACTACTATAGCAAGTGACTAAAATAATAGCAGATCATATATTGGGCAAGCCTTGATAATGTAACTAGAGTCTTAAAAGTTATCCTTTTTTAGCCCCACCCGctagaaaaaaatcttaatatataGAGAAAAATCATGAAGAGCACTCAAGAGAATTGAAGGCGAATGTCAATGTCAGGACAACAGAACTAAAAGTATACGCTTCCCGTGTTGTGAAGGCGAGCAGCTGCCAGTGACATAAAAAGCGCTTGAAGAGGCCGAGGGGAGCGCGGCGTCCACTCACCATGTCCACAAGCGCCACGTACATGAAGAGGCCGGCTGTCAGGGCGAAGATCCACATGGCGATGTTTTCGGCGTAATGGCCGATGATGATGCCCGTCACCATGCCCAGGTAGGCCGTGGTGGCCGATAGCATGTTGTACAGGATGGCCTGCCGTACCGTCATGCCGGCCTTCAGCAGCACCGCAAAGTCACCTGAAATAGACCACACCAATGGAGTCACTCAATTCAAACAATCGTTGTTACATGTTAAAATGTCACCATTCTCTTCCCTCAAATCATAAGCCTTCATTATAATtctcttcatttaaaaataatatacatttCAATTTTCAACTCATTCAATCTCTATTCATTTCAACACTTATTCtattttgtttatatatttattcacatttttattgctgtcaatatatatatatatatatatatatatatatatatatatatatatatatatatatatatatatatataaatgttggatttattatgggatgtttctatatgttttgtaagcatttttaataagtaataaggctatgatgatattatagatgtatgcattttaattacttttgtataagagtgtctttaatttgagactgggacaaacttgaggtcaccctgctggctccagcttgttgacacaACACCTCACCTTCcaaggactgttactgggagatagacctcgcaacccagacacccagatgcaagttcgcaatgatctacgaaggactcataaattgttttgtctgggacgccggcagtttaccttataaagaaattattatgcttatactgcaaattcttacgcaggtgttttggtttcaatctaatgatggcaattgttttgaatcagattacattgaaatgttttcagttatgtgcgaTTAAATACTGAGAAGAGGGgactgcacgtcagaaatgctcaggaacgaaggcgTGTTCTGAGTgtggctccttgcaagttgtaaccagatatgtgaaagatgtcttccaattttaattaaatatgactaataatgatttaagggtattaatcattattccaacaatatataacaaaataaaacaataaatgaatatataaataatacagAACTAATAATGAAACATTGGTAAGTGACTATTTGGGGTAACTATAAAGCAGAAAATTTTAATCCATCAtgtttaagatattttttttgtttttatgaatgaattaatgactgTAAAATTGATGaagcaaaatgaataaaaacaaatatactggaccctgattttttttttagctttgacaacaataggcgtccaattagTCATTTAAATTGGACACTCACCCAACTCGTGAGGAAGCTCGTGACAAAAGACAGCCACTGACGTGCTCAGGCCGCTGGACAAACCTTCGCTGAATGCGGCGCCTGTCAACCAACCAAACAGAATTTCTTGTGACTGGATTTTTTGCAACTGATATTTTCATAACAGATTTTCTTCACAAATGATTTTTTCACGGCTGAATTTTTGTAACTGATTTGTTCAACCCCGTTATTTTGAGACTGAACTTCTCTCTGACCGATTTTGTTGGCAACTGATTTGTCACGAAAATTTCTTACGgctgaattttcattttttataattatttggcaactcatttttttttcaaacatttttttccaacaaaatTTTAGTTACTGACTTGTTTTTGTGGATAAagttttgcaacattttttttttttagaacgaATCCTTaggtcgagaaaaaaaaatatgtgttAGAATTTCgatgctgggaaaaaaaagtgttaaaattcaaaatacaaTTCACAAATTGACTTCCAAAAACTCACCAATGGCTAGGCCGTCGCTGAAATTGTGCAGGCCGTCCCCCATGATGACCATCCAGGCCAGGGTGGCCACGCCAGCATGCTGGAAGTGGTGGCTCGGGTACGAGTGCGTGTGGCTGTGCGGGTGGTGGTTCTGGGAGTGGTGGTGGTGTAGGATGTGGTGGTagtcgtggtggtggtggtgcaggCTGTCCGCCTGGCCCACCGTGTCGTGAAAGTGCGAGTGACATTTGTTCTCGCAGTCCTCCGCCGTGTAGCCCTGAGCCGCCGCCGTCATCGGCGACATCGGCGACAGCTTCAGcatcacctcctcctcctccgccacgCCGTCCTCGTCGGGGCGCTCGGGAAACATGCCGCCGCCGTTAGTTTCCACGTCTAAAGGAAAAAGGCGGTATCAGGGAAAAATAAGTTCCCCTCATTTCCAATGGCAAATTCAACtttcagttaaaaaaactgtcaattttctttgacatttttttctttttgactcaCCGTCACATGCCTTCACGCACAAAGCCATCGGGGGTGGGAGGGGCTTCTCTGGCTCTCCTTTGCTCTTCTGTGTCTATAGGAGAGCAAACCACACATTGTAAAAACTAACTTCGACGCCCAGGCCACGTTTCCGACCACTGGTGAATGGTGATTTAATGGGGAAGTGTGTGGCAAGGATGGCATCTTACCCTCTTTTTCTTGTCCTTGTACATTTTTCCCAGGGTCAGGAAGTGCTCGATGAGAAACATGAAGTAGACGCCGCTCAGAGCCGTCAGACCCTTCCAAACACCGTCCAAGTGGTCCTCGTCGTGTTGGTGGTGCATGTGGTCGTCCGAATGCGCGTGCTGGTGACCTCCTTGAGACTGAGTGGGAAAGGAATAGAAGCAAACCATAAAAAAGATGGATGTGGAGTAGGGGGTGTAAGATGGcaaaaagatcattttataaaataaaaatattttttagaatgCACATTTTGCACAGTTTtgatagttatggatctgtgtcaATTTTGATAAAGGATTTTTGAAGACCATTTAACAAGATTCAGTCATTTAattgtgatagtgggacttcACATAATGCATGATTGACCAAAATGTCCAATAAACATAAATGGCAATGTAACAACAACATACAACACTTTAGTAACATACCATAACTGTGCGTCCCCGACAGTGCTATTTAGATCATTTAACCATCTTTCGGCTTCATGAGATCGTCAACAGTTTAAGTCTTTAACCATCCAAAGTCATCGTATTGCTCACCACGAATGTGGAGTGAACTCAACTCTAAACCATAAACCCATGACTAGCTCATCATGGATTGGTGTTTGATTCGTTTTAACACAGTAGCATTTAGACCAAGGGGTTACAAACAGTGGCGAGCATGCTTACATGTGGGATGAGGTGCAAAAATGCGTCCCCACTGAGCGTGCCGACGGCCAGCGCCACCAGGAAACTGAGCAGGAACTTGAAGAAGACTTTGTTCATGAGTGGGATGAGCACCACGCCCACGAGGGAGAGGAGGCTGATGACCGTGATGGACAGGAAGCCGCCCACCCACGCTGACAGATACACGCCAGTCACACGTTAAGTGCGCTCTCCACGCTTTCAGCAAAGTTCCAAGGCGAACTCACCTGTTGTAATATTTTTGCTGCTCATGCTCTGCTCCTCATTTTGACTGTGGTTATGATGATCTGAGAAGGAGATACACGGAACCGTGTCATTTGTGCACGATGCTCAATGGATATGTTGTGGAATTCAAGACAGAGTTCCGTTCCTACGATTGGCTATGTAACCCGAATTTCCACATAAATCGGATTTCTCTGTTAAAGTCAAGATCTACGTAAAAAATAGGATATTCCTGTATAAGTATTTATTATTCacagagtatgtgttgtggGAGTTAGTGAAAGTAGCAAATTTAGATTAAAAATGGCCATTGATTGCAAAAGGCATCCAATACACTTGATATTAAATTAGTTGAGAAATCATGGCAGTAGTTGTCAGTCGTTGTGTCAGG encodes:
- the slc39a6 gene encoding zinc transporter ZIP6 isoform X2: MFWSEVSRTLVVVSVFLTVALSAQDVPSGSNCSTVGDVPIFSSRTDRQQAERNQKKHLEALFDRYGENGSISLAGLKRLLRSVGFDRDTNVTVQHHHHHEDGEAQVPFKAAEVRQRRSEGECENASSLLWSHGMTLESGVTLADFAYLCPALLNQIDSRACTFRDHHNHSQNEEQSMSSKNITTAWVGGFLSITVISLLSLVGVVLIPLMNKVFFKFLLSFLVALAVGTLSGDAFLHLIPHSQGGHQHAHSDDHMHHQHDEDHLDGVWKGLTALSGVYFMFLIEHFLTLGKMYKDKKKRTQKSKGEPEKPLPPPMALCVKACDDVETNGGGMFPERPDEDGVAEEEEVMLKLSPMSPMTAAAQGYTAEDCENKCHSHFHDTVGQADSLHHHHHDYHHILHHHHSQNHHPHSHTHSYPSHHFQHAGVATLAWMVIMGDGLHNFSDGLAIGAAFSEGLSSGLSTSVAVFCHELPHELGDFAVLLKAGMTVRQAILYNMLSATTAYLGMVTGIIIGHYAENIAMWIFALTAGLFMYVALVDMVPEMLHNDAGEHGFSHCGYFLLQNAGILLGFGIMLLIAVLEHTVRFDFNF
- the slc39a6 gene encoding zinc transporter ZIP6 isoform X1, with amino-acid sequence MFWSEVSRTLVVVSVFLTVALSAQDVPSGSNCSTVGDVPIFSSRTDRQQAERNQKKHLEALFDRYGENGSISLAGLKRLLRSVGFDRDTNVTVQHHHHHEDGEAQVPFKAAEVRQRRSEGEVAINSKHHDHHDEHDHHDEHDHNHEHDHNHEHDHNHDHPDEHDHNHDHHDDHDHHDEHDHNQDHHDNHDHPKVECENASSLLWSHGMTLESGVTLADFAYLCPALLNQIDSRACTFRDHHNHSQNEEQSMSSKNITTAWVGGFLSITVISLLSLVGVVLIPLMNKVFFKFLLSFLVALAVGTLSGDAFLHLIPHSQGGHQHAHSDDHMHHQHDEDHLDGVWKGLTALSGVYFMFLIEHFLTLGKMYKDKKKRTQKSKGEPEKPLPPPMALCVKACDDVETNGGGMFPERPDEDGVAEEEEVMLKLSPMSPMTAAAQGYTAEDCENKCHSHFHDTVGQADSLHHHHHDYHHILHHHHSQNHHPHSHTHSYPSHHFQHAGVATLAWMVIMGDGLHNFSDGLAIGAAFSEGLSSGLSTSVAVFCHELPHELGDFAVLLKAGMTVRQAILYNMLSATTAYLGMVTGIIIGHYAENIAMWIFALTAGLFMYVALVDMVPEMLHNDAGEHGFSHCGYFLLQNAGILLGFGIMLLIAVLEHTVRFDFNF